The genomic segment CACGTCTTGCAGGCGGATAAAAGgagattttttaaattgcaattttTGGTCTCCATGAGTCACAAACCTAGCTGAACTCTGGTGCCTAACTATGAATTTTCTTTCCCAGGGGATCCAGAGTGGGGTATTCCTGAATTTTGGCCTTCGGCTAGGGGGTTGCCCTGAGCCATGTGAAAAGGTGGGATAGAAGTGTTTTAATACCTCTTAGTTATAGGGCAGGACACTGTCCTGAGGAGACAAAGCTAAACCATCCTGCTAAAAGGACCTCCTCCGCCAGACGTTTGGCTGAAGTCGAATGGGACCGACACGCCCTCCCAGGCATCCAAGCACCTGGATGGAACCCCCATGGGCCCGTTTGGTTTCTTACGACTTTATTCTCTCTTTCGTCAATTGACTATTCATCAGCTTCTCAGTCCAATGGAACAGAGTCTGCCCATTTGGAAACGTGAACTCTAGTTGTGATTTATATTCttccagaccagcctttctcaacttttgtgctgttcagaaccccctgaaacattcttcaagcttgaagaaccccagaagtggcagactatatttgggaagcacagctgtggacacgcccacctggggcccctcccctcccctccccaacccctccagccccatcacagGCCTTTTTTGGAGGGCAGGTGGGACAATattattttctttgtttgtttaatttgtttatttatttattttacatttatatactgccctcccctgaggctcagggtggtttacacagaacttagcacaacaggaacaatacagaaaaacagTGGCTACTAATAACTGTAATAGTAAATAATAGTAAATAAACAGTAATATAGtatcaagtcaagtcagattctATTGCATGTAGCCGTAggatataaaaggatttaaaacatttcaaatcagtaataaaaagaatgtgcaatctcagacaacaatcacttaacttcataaaaacatttccagactacatatgtccacctagcctatagctcctctaggtacttgctctctgcagcaccactctggcccttattttctttgctgcaagggcaaataatgacattttgtgagaaacaaatgaattagtatctgataacaaaaacacaagtttttcctggtcggatttatcatttagcccatctagtaggccagctagaaatttggccctaggatctgtatacaacaggcaagtgagaatgtaatgggggagatcctccaggactaaaactccacaaatacagaagcattgatcttttggtgttttatggtatcgcccactcagcACAGCTGTTGGCAtagtttgaaatcgcatggaggtaaaagctactctgaggctatgagttgaaagatagactagataggaagatttcaaatggtttgttttgaataatttgtaccagggtgaacttttagatggcAGGATTAATGATCTTTCGATCAAGGCacctgagataaatacccagtctctgagttggttattatctcctgaagagagTTCAGTAATATAGTAGCACAATGGAACAGCAGTGACCAGTGACAACTGCAGCATACGGACGGCCCCGTGGCCAGACGGTTCAGCCTATGATTTACATGGGGAGGCTCGGAGGCCCAGAGGGTAGTAATGGTTCTGGCcaacctcaacccaatgcctggcagaggaactcccttttgcaggccctgcgaaatggtTCTACTTCTTTCTgcaagggccctgatcttctctgggaccTCGTTCatgtgtccatatatggtcacagcACCAATAAGTTCAACTTACAGAAAACCGTCATCACAACAGCACCACAAAACAGGAGTGCGGTCACAATCACGGCTAAAATTCTGAAGGCTCGAGATTCCATAAAGGGTTCCTCATGGCTGTCGTCGTCATCGTCATCATCTTGAGCAGCAAGAGGCAAGAAAATGCTGGTTTAGTCCTCAGTTATCAAACATCCCATGCCctccctccaggggaaatgacctAAATCAACTATAGGCCATTTCCTGAACCAGGGGAACGATCTGTGTCTCGGACACCCTGGAAGCTCAGTAGGGCCAGAGTCTTGGACCCCTGGGGGTTTTAGAGAAGAATGAACCATTTGTTTCCATTCTGCTCTGAAcattagagaagccatgttggatcaggccaatggtccatccagttgaACCctgtgtgtcacacagtggccaaagcccaggggccatctggAGGTCCAGGGCTCCAGAAGCACTCCcactcttgtccccccccccatcattaagAAGAAagaccatcactgccccagatgagTATTCCACCTTGTTCCATCTCCAAGCACAGGTAAGAGAGGGAAAAAGAGGGGTCCGGTGTAAGATGAGACAGGGGCAACCAAGGATGAAAGAGACTCAAGAGTGGGCGGGGCCTAGTGTCCTCAAGTGAGCGacttctcttaaccctttcccttccaGAACCTCTTGCATGCATACAGACTTTCAATATTCAGCATGCCGTCCCTCCAACTAGGAACAGAAATGTTAAACTCCTGtgtagaaaaataaaaacaagagtgGAAGGAACATACCAGCTTGTGAGGGTGGCATTCTTTTGGCTTATTCTGACAGTAATCTTAGCTCCTCCTGTACTGTGTCTGTAAGAAGAACTCTGTTCCTATAATATGTCTTCAAGAGAGTAAGACGTTTAATAAGCAGATGCAGTGGCTTCTTTAACTGCACCGAAGGACATCTTGACATCCATCTACAACCACATTTCCCAAGACCAGAACTAGGGAGGCCAACGTCCATTTGGGGGACTGTAAAGCTCCTcacattacaactgatctctgaacTACTGagttcacttcccctggagaagagagatgctttggagggaaggCTCTGTCTTTCTACCCGCtgggatccctgtcctccccgggctcctctcccaaatctcccagagttCCCCAAACTCAAGATGGCAACCTTTTCAGGAGAAGAAAAATGTGCTTTCAATAGAGACACCAGGTCGCCTGAGAGACAAAGCAGATTCTGTTTGACCTGATTAAAAAATCACATCAGCCTTCCTTTCTAGGGGTATGAACAAGGATTTTGTTCAGCAATGCCAAATGCCAGATTTTAACACGCTATGTTTTTAATGAGGGAATTTCTGATTCAGATCATTtcagggaagtgggagggggaggcagataagataaaaacccagaaaaaaaagaactaagaaggaaaaaaagagaaataagaaTAGCCGATAAAGTACAAAGATACCAGTTAAACTTTTAGGGTTTTCAGCAACAGGAACATACACAGTTTACAGTTAGTACAAACTAGCAAACTTATAATAACATGACTTATTCTAAAAAAATTGTAAAGTTATAACATAAAAGCTTCTTGCTTTTTTAATCTCTAACAATCTCTCTATTTTGCTAAGAAAAtatattctcccccacccccttatgcctttctcactgagactctgaGCATACACAGAGTAAGTTGCTAGCAATCCATACCGAGAGACATGTAAGTACGGTGTAGGTTCCATAGAATGGATCCGAGGAGACCTCAAAGGAGCCATGCAGCTGGAGGCAGCAGAGTCGTGCCCTtcggaagggaaaagaaacacaaaGGCAACTTACCTTCTTTCTTGCCCTGCATTCTTTCTGGTTACTCTGACTGGGGTCTCATCTCCTCCTGTGTTCTATCTATGGGAACATTGGACAGAATATTCTGTTCAGATTGCTGGGGGGAGTGGAGGGCAGCAGgacaagaggaagacccaaacaGGTATGAATTGAAGCAGTCAAAGAGgtcatgcctccccccctttgcAAGACATGGACCAGGATGTCAACAATGGGACCTTTTGGAGGACATTCATgagtagggtcaccatgaattggaagcagcttgatggcacttcacacccaCATCTTCCCTCAGACTGCTCAACTAGCAGGCCTTCAGAGAAACATCTCACCTCAGGGACACTAGCAGCAGATTCTCCAAGGGTGATTAAGCCAGCATTAAAAATACTCTAACATCCTGCTGCAGCTTTGGCCTTGAAGGATAAAATCTCCTGCTCTTTGGGCACCCAGAAgatatttattgcttttattgctgAAAATGACAAATACCAAAATTATTCCAACATTTATGATGCTCAAGATATCCACTATGCTCTTTTTCCTCTACCCAATACACAGCTGCTTAAATATATtccaatagaatcagagttggaaggggccatgcaggccatctagtccaaccccctgctcaacacaggatcagcccaaagcatcctaaagcatccaagaaaagtgtgcatccaacctttgcttgaagactgccagtgagggggagctcaccacctccttaggcagccgattccactgctgaactactctgactgtgaaaaaaaaaaaagttccacaCTTTCCATTGAATTGTATATAATGCAGCACTGGATGAATGGAGCCTTACTAAAACGGATGTCAAACCGTTTCTTCCTTTCCCACGTCTGTTTGTAAGAAAACTCTTTTACTTATAAAAATTAAACCTTCCCATTTTACTATTGAAACAGAGTCATGGCCTGCCTAACAAGGTGCCTTGGcttcttgccctgccctgccccataCCTCAGCCAGTTTCTCTCCTCGCGGCCTCAGGTGTGTCCCTGCAGGTGTTGCTTCCAACGGCCCTTCCCTCGACGCATTCTGGAACTCTGGCCTTTATCTTTTGCCGCTGCTTCATTGGCTGCTCCCGTGACCCAGCCACCATTCCAGAGAGAGACACCAAAGGTGACCGTCCAGTTGAAAATTACAAAGAGCAAGAAAAACTAGAATCAAGGCTGCCACAACGACATCAGTgacctttttctttattttatttatttccagaaAGATGACTTTGTCAAGGCACCCCCCAGTTCTTTTGGTACTTTCAATACTTCCCCAGTGACAAgtctataaataataaaataataaacaatgaATAATTCTATGTATTGAACTCTTCTATAATTAATAAAGACATTTAACAAACTTTTCTACTCAGACCCTTTGTGATGGTAATTGTGTCAAtatatcctagaatcatagagttggacatgGAAGTAGACCAGAGGCCTTTCGGTGCCCctagaccttggggggggggtcttcagagAATGGGGTCTGCAAGCTACACTGAAAGTCTGGAGCCTCTAGCTCAACCCCCAACCCTCCCAGGCTACAGAGAATACAGAAATGGGGAAATTCCCAATGACTTTAACGGTGCCCTTGACTTTAATGGGGTCAAATCTCTTCGGACTTGGCCAAATCCCCAGATCCAAATCAGTTGATCCAGATGGCTTAAAATCAGTCCAAATAGGGTCCCACCAAACCGGAAACAGCCCATTTTTTTTAGTATTTCTTAGAAATGCTTAAAAATGAATGGAAGACTTTGTAATGTTGCTTAAAGTCCACCTCTTCTAAAGCTCTTCAGCAGGTGAGCCGACTTGCTAGCTTTATCTAGAACAAACTTAACAAATGCTTTCAACTACTTTAAGTTACATTACCTATTTTTTAACCTCTAAAATTAATTCTTTTAACCAAATGTTATGGTTATATTTATAAAGAATAAATGTACACATCCCACTATAATACACACATTATTTTACCAAAAACGTGATAGATCCCAAGGTAAATTTAAACCTTTAGGTTGTAATGATTGAAACCGGAACATATACCGTGATTCCCTTTTAAGTTGTACCTTATCGATATTTACTGAGGTCTGAGTATATATTTTTCCAATGGCACAAACCCTCAAGGAATCTACATCTCTCCCCCTCTATTAAATGAGTGACTGACCTTCTCTAATCTCATTTTTAACCCTGGAGTTATGTTACTGGTGGTCCAATTCTAGGACCACCCAAATGATGGAGAAGGGGGtggaataatattttcttaattgttgttctgtaaagagaagcttggtgtaTCAGACTGATGtaccagacccccctccccagaactaCTCTCCCCTAGAACATCCATCTTCTGGCACACATAAGAATTAATGGGGGACTGGCTGCTAGTAAGGATGCAGGGGCAattttactgcctattttacTGTtctgttttaatgctgttttaactACATCATTTTAggttatttatgttattttaataaCATGATTTACACCCCCCCAAGGGGGCTGGGCTAAGGGGGCTAAGAATCAAGCCTGGCTGAATCACCGAATCACAATTCAGCACAATTCGATGTGGAGAGTGTaaaatttaaagaagaagaagaagaagaagaagaagaagaagaagaagaagaagaagaagaagaagaagaagaagaagaagaagaagaagagttggttttcacgctccatttttcactgtctgaaagaaacccaaagcggcttccaatcgcctccccttccactccccacaacagctaccttgtgagagaggtgggggctgaaggactgctctgtgagaacagcactaccaggactgtgactagcccaagtttacccagctggctgcatgtgagggagtggggaatcaaacccggttcaccagattagtgAAAGggaaacactttcctgggggcgATGGGTGGCATCTTCTCCCATAGTGGAGCTTAGCCATTAATACACTACATTAAGTTCTCGCAACATGCAAACCTTCTTGTATGCCAAAACCCAACATTGAGGGAAGAGGAAGCATTTGGGGCAGTTTTTAGCCGATAGgcatagtttttttttgggggggggggttgtaggtgggtttgagagagctctgtcagtactgctccatgagaacagcactatcaggactgtaactagcccaaggtcatccagctggctgcatgttgaagagtggggaatcaaacccagctcatcagattagaagctgctgctcttgccAAGCCTACATCACAGGagtggtgtttgtgtgtgagtgggagagagagagagagagagagagagagagagagagagagagagagagagagagagagagagagagagagagagaataaaacggAGACAGGAAGGATGCTGGAAGCTGCTCTGGGCCCCAATGGGGAGGACTGTGTGGTTCTGTGTGCTCCTCCAGCACACATGAAATATTCACACCTCTTTAATTTATaagctgaataaataaatagaattaatccccccccccaaaaaaaggctggGCCTGAGTCCGTCTCCAGCAGGGCCCaaccccctttggcagccctgcaGGCCCCCCTCCTTCCAGACCCCACAAAGAGACGCTCACGACAGGCACGTTGGTTGACTTTCTGTATTGCGGCATTACAGCAGATCAGAGCTACGACTCAgtctccccccttcttccacGGCTAAGTCTGTCTTCAAAGCACACAAAGTCAGATCCCTTTTATGATCCCCAACCTCGAGATGGAAGATGCTCTCGGGTGCTGAAGGTGAGGCAGGCTgagctcctctctccctctctccacaatcCGCCAAGTTGACTGGAGCAGCGGTTGGTTCGCCATTAGAATAggattttcttccttccctccccttcttgcaCCAAGATTGGGATACCAGGTCCTCCTCAAGGGAGGTAGGTGCTTTCCGGCTTCATTTTACAAATCCAGTTATTGTATGACTCACATATGATATCCTCCCAGCATTTTAGGGTTGCTGTGCCACAGGGTACTATTTGAGCACAGATCTTATAGAGATCCGATAAGGGGCCGGGCCTCCGGTCCTTCCAGAACCTGAAAGGCAAAGGCAGAGTTAGTCAAGGCAGATGTGTCTGGCTCAGTTCCACGTAAGTCGAGCACAAACTAAACATCGAcaaggttttatttcattttacttattTGATTAACTGATCTACAATCCGCATTTCTTGCCTGGACTCAAGACGGACTAGACAGAGTGAGTCAAGACAATCCACAGGAGGGAACCCCCATCTTCCGTTACTAGCTGGGTTAAAACCTTACGTAACCATCCTAGTAAACGCTCTTTTTGTTTTCTAATCAGCTGCTCGTTGCCTCTCTAGCTGCAGCCCGATCTCTTATGTCTCAAAGGGCACattccttcccacctccttcaccctccTGTGTGATTCCACCCATTTGGTTCCCGGGGACTGCCTGCTCTCTTGGTGTCCAGCCTGTTATCTGCATATGTACAGATTATGAACATCTGTGCATCTTTTGAGCTGTTCCTGGTTTGGATTCCCAGGGTAGAGTGTGCCCCTCAAAAGCCTCTGTAATCTGTACCCCATGCCTATGCAGTCAGTTCTGACTATGGTCCCGGGCAGCTACTTTCATTTCCAATTGAGAAACTTTGTTTTCAAAGCCAGTTTGCTTATTTGGAATCAAAATGTTTCACCGTTTGGTGCAAGTATTCAGCCACGGTTTCCGCCGCACTCTCTCGGAGacgtaaaaaaaaatgaaactccACTTTGTCTGACCCAATTGCCATCAAGATTTCAGTCTCATTGTATGCCAAGTATGAAAAGCACTCGGCACAAAACGTCTGGAAGATGCAGCAAAGATGTTTTATGGGAATGTTTGAATCATGTAGGGCAGACAGAAATCTGATTCAAGCACTCACTTTGCAGTTGGCAGTACTGGACCATCATTTGACCAGACCCAGGCGTTCCCCTGCCGGAAGAGCCCCAACCAGTGAGGAGCTCTTTTTGCAGCAACTAATCTCTCTAAAAACTTCTGCAAAAAGAGAAATTAAGAGTCTTAGAAAGCAGGGCTGGAGTCTTCTTTCAGACCAGTTTTAGCTACTGGTAAGTTGAGAAGAAAACGAATACAGGAAGTTCAACGACAGAAAATAAGTGAGAAATAGAAGCAATCAACGTTCATTAGGGTTTGAACTCATCAAAGGGAGGAACATACTTGACACTTTCTAGAAGATaactccctagagcaggggtactcaaactgtggccctccagatgtccatggactacaattcccatgagcccctgccagcaaaagctggcaggggctcatgggaattgtagcccatggacatctggagtgctgccgtttgactacccctggagactGGCTGAGGACCCCGGTCTGCTCGCGCCCAGCAAGGCCTCCGAACGTGAGaagtttggagaccaacatgtatgaagaaaggttgagggagcttggtctgtttagcctagagaggagatgactgagaggggatctgataaccaccttcaagtatttaaagggctgccatgtagaggatggggcagagttgttctctcttgccccagagggacggaccagaaccaatgggatgaaattaattcaaaagaaattccatctaaacatccggaagaagttcctgacagttagagcggtttctcagtggaacaggcttcctcgggaggtggtgggttctttatTTTTGGAGATTAAAAATTTCTGTTTAAAAGGTTGGATAggcacctgatggagaggctgattctgggaaggctcaagggggtggcaggtgacagtggatgagtgagagggttgggagtgtcctgcatagtgcaggggggtggtctagatgatccaggagggcccttccaactctattgattctatgattctatatggcagTTCATAATTGATCCAAAGGGCTGCCCTAAGGTTTGCTCACCTCCTCTTCTGGGCTGTTGATATAAACCAACTTGGAATTATTCATTTCGCATTCCTTCTCGGCGACATAATAGACATTCATGAGGGGGGAGAAATAGTAGAGGTTTCCATTGAAGGCAATCcagccactcttcttcttcttttcgaTGTCTCCTTTGAACATGTGAGAGAGAACAGGGAAGGGGAGCCAACGGGGCCATCGTGAAAGTGCGTCTCTAGCCCCGGCCAGCTCACCCTCCTCTGACCTTgaaagccaagcagggctggcccagccaagcatttggacgggagaccaccaagcaggACCTGGGAGGTGACATGGAGTTAAGCAgcggcaaaccccctctgaatgtctttgccctgaaaaccctacaaagtCACCACACTCCTTTCCACCACCATAAATTCCTTGGGGCTGAGTCCAGCACTAGGGATGGGCCTTTAATCACCTTGCAGAAGGCAACTTAAATTTGCATATGTTAGTCAAAAAGGGAGGAGGTATTCACTTTGTTACGGAAATCATCTGGTTATTCTAGGGCTGCACTTCTCAAGCTGAAGCCCATGTCTCCTTGTTCCCAGAGGACTGCGCTCAAAGACTTTGGCCCTGGGTGACTCATAAAAGTTGGACTGTGCTCACCACAGAGCTGTATCAAGCAGTATCCAGCTGCTCAAGTGAAATCAAAGACTTTCACTGGCATCGTCTCCCAAGTTCTGCCCCACATTTAGCACCCATAGG from the Paroedura picta isolate Pp20150507F chromosome 10, Ppicta_v3.0, whole genome shotgun sequence genome contains:
- the LOC143819535 gene encoding C-type lectin domain family 4 member K-like isoform X1, whose amino-acid sequence is MPPSEAEEDIPEEDITKTVFFRNFCVFVTVLLFCGAVGMTIVFIIEQKWNNNLLMAMRDIRSSMIMSNTASKTMSDPQILNEARRLAIHLYRGNKKFKEVFKEIRDIEKKKKSGWIAFNGNLYYFSPLMNVYYVAEKECEMNNSKLVYINSPEEEKFLERLVAAKRAPHWLGLFRQGNAWVWSNDGPVLPTAKFWKDRRPGPLSDLYKICAQIVPCGTATLKCWEDIICESYNNWICKMKPESTYLP
- the LOC143819535 gene encoding C-type lectin domain family 4 member K-like isoform X2, which encodes MPPSEAEDIPEEDITKTVFFRNFCVFVTVLLFCGAVGMTIVFIIEQKWNNNLLMAMRDIRSSMIMSNTASKTMSDPQILNEARRLAIHLYRGNKKFKEVFKEIRDIEKKKKSGWIAFNGNLYYFSPLMNVYYVAEKECEMNNSKLVYINSPEEEKFLERLVAAKRAPHWLGLFRQGNAWVWSNDGPVLPTAKFWKDRRPGPLSDLYKICAQIVPCGTATLKCWEDIICESYNNWICKMKPESTYLP